A genomic segment from Nitrospira sp. encodes:
- a CDS encoding Fructose-1,6-bisphosphatase, type I, with amino-acid sequence MAKFPITLSRFIIEQQAAHPEATGEFSVLLTQIGLVGKMIAHDLRRAGLNKILGTTGETNIQGEVVKKLDQIANDTFVRLFEHSGLVCVLASEEMEKPLKMVHEDAKYMLLVDPLDGSSNTDVNMPLGAIFSIRRSQTGQRLPVEDELLQKGTEQIAAGYVLYGASTMLVFTIGQGVHGFTLEPSIGEYLLSNENIRIPARGKVYSVNEGNYHRWPAGTQKYLDHLKVQDKATGRPYSGRYSGCLVADVHRILLGGGIYLYPGEKDKPEGKLRLMYEGNPLAMVVEQAGGKASTGTMRILDVEPKALHQRVPLIIGSAEDVAQAEACIQGRA; translated from the coding sequence ATGGCGAAATTTCCCATTACATTAAGCCGCTTTATCATCGAACAGCAGGCTGCGCATCCCGAAGCCACCGGCGAATTCTCCGTCCTGTTGACCCAAATCGGCCTGGTCGGCAAAATGATTGCGCATGACTTACGCCGAGCGGGATTGAACAAGATCCTCGGCACGACCGGAGAGACCAATATCCAAGGTGAGGTGGTCAAGAAACTCGATCAGATCGCCAACGATACCTTCGTTCGTCTGTTCGAACACAGCGGGCTCGTGTGCGTCTTGGCGTCTGAAGAGATGGAAAAACCTCTGAAAATGGTCCATGAAGACGCGAAGTACATGCTCTTGGTCGATCCGCTGGACGGATCCTCCAATACCGATGTCAACATGCCGTTGGGAGCCATTTTCTCCATCCGTAGGTCGCAGACGGGGCAGCGACTGCCTGTGGAGGACGAGTTGCTTCAAAAGGGGACCGAGCAGATCGCCGCGGGGTACGTGTTGTACGGGGCGAGCACCATGCTCGTATTCACGATCGGACAGGGAGTGCATGGCTTCACGCTCGAGCCGTCCATCGGGGAATATCTCCTGTCCAACGAGAACATTCGGATTCCCGCGAGGGGCAAGGTCTATTCGGTCAACGAGGGAAACTACCACCGTTGGCCTGCCGGGACACAGAAATACCTCGATCATCTGAAAGTGCAGGACAAGGCGACCGGACGGCCCTACAGCGGACGATACAGCGGGTGTTTGGTCGCGGATGTTCATCGCATCCTCTTGGGCGGCGGCATCTATCTGTACCCGGGTGAGAAGGACAAGCCGGAAGGAAAACTGCGATTGATGTATGAGGGCAATCCGCTTGCCATGGTCGTGGAACAGGCCGGCGGCAAAGCATCGACGGGGACGATGCGTATTCTCGACGTCGAACCGAAGGCTCTCCATCAGCGGGTTCCATTGATCATCGGGAGTGCCGAGGATGTCGCCCAGGCGGAAGCCTGCATCCAAGGACGTGCGTAA
- a CDS encoding Fructose-bisphosphate aldolase class I yields MNKRVQEILSWYDSDNAGTKTNIARLLNHGKLAGTGKLVILPVDQGFEHGPARSFAPNPGGYDPRYHFQLAIDAGCNAYAAPLGFIEAGASQFAGSIPLILKLNNHDVLHDEKDPLPSVTGSVREALRLGCSAVGFTIYPGSSHCTHMYEQLRVIAEEAKACGLAVVVWSYPRGSALSKEGETAMDVVAYAAQIAAQLGAHVIKVKLPTAHLEQAAAKKVYEAEQVPIKTLADRVTHVVQSSFDGRRIVIFSGGAKNDEKAIFDEVRAIRDGGGFGSIIGRNSFQRPKAEAVKFLNTIMGLYAGEQP; encoded by the coding sequence ATGAACAAACGGGTCCAGGAAATCCTGAGTTGGTATGACAGCGACAATGCGGGAACCAAAACGAACATCGCACGTCTGCTGAATCACGGGAAGCTGGCCGGCACGGGCAAGTTGGTGATCCTGCCGGTCGATCAGGGGTTCGAGCATGGGCCGGCGAGAAGTTTCGCACCCAACCCAGGCGGCTACGATCCGCGGTATCATTTTCAACTGGCGATCGATGCCGGATGCAATGCCTACGCAGCGCCGCTCGGGTTCATCGAGGCCGGCGCGAGCCAGTTCGCCGGGAGCATCCCGCTCATTCTCAAGCTGAACAATCACGATGTGCTGCACGATGAGAAGGATCCGCTTCCTTCGGTGACGGGAAGCGTGCGGGAGGCCTTGCGGTTGGGCTGTTCGGCGGTCGGGTTTACCATTTATCCCGGTTCCTCCCATTGCACCCACATGTACGAACAGCTGCGGGTGATTGCGGAGGAGGCCAAGGCCTGCGGGTTGGCGGTCGTCGTCTGGTCCTATCCACGCGGGTCTGCGTTGAGCAAAGAAGGCGAGACGGCCATGGATGTGGTGGCCTATGCGGCGCAGATCGCGGCGCAATTGGGCGCCCATGTCATCAAGGTCAAATTGCCCACGGCCCATCTGGAGCAGGCTGCAGCCAAGAAGGTGTATGAAGCCGAACAGGTGCCGATCAAGACCTTGGCGGATCGGGTCACACATGTCGTACAAAGCTCGTTCGACGGGCGCAGGATCGTGATTTTCTCCGGCGGTGCGAAGAACGACGAAAAAGCGATCTTCGATGAGGTTCGGGCAATCCGCGACGGCGGAGGATTCGGGTCGATCATCGGACGGAATTCCTTCCAGCGCCCCAAAGCTGAAGCCGTGAAGTTTTTGAATACCATCATGGGGCTGTATGCGGGCGAGCAGCCCTAA
- a CDS encoding HtrA protease/chaperone protein: protein MEDFRIPTEEKSSRRSWLFPLLLLIVGVLIGVIVTSDLGWLPTGHAVPESAPVPVPAARPVATVVQPSLPGAGTQSFVDVAKSVKPAVVNIFATRNGQSEGTQGTPFDDPFFRRFFGDEWMKRFEAPKERKERGLGSGVIVDPSGLIITNNHVVNKADEIKVFLSDKREFKAKLVGTDAKTDVAVLKIEAAGLPTVAWADSEKLEVGEFVLAVGNPFGLTQTVTLGIVSALGRAAGIAEYEDFIQTDAAINPGNSGGALVNVRGELVGINTAIYSQSGGNMGIGFAVPSNMARSIMDQLVQHGKVVRGWLGVSIQELTPELSSQFGVPKDTKGVLVSDVMDDSPAKKSGFERGDVIVEYDGKPMDSPAHLRNAVAQTFVGKKVTVKIIREKKPKAIDLTIAEQPKNLAQVGSEEGGESVAPAGLLSDIEVKELNNELAGRYGLKGNDHGVVVVRVKPGSSAEEAGVREGDLVLEVNRKPAGTLKAYERLAANLPKDQSVLLLLKRQGRAIYLTLRP, encoded by the coding sequence ATGGAAGATTTTCGTATACCGACCGAAGAGAAGTCGTCGCGGCGGTCCTGGCTGTTTCCGTTGCTGCTGTTGATCGTGGGGGTGCTCATCGGAGTCATCGTCACCTCCGATCTCGGATGGTTGCCGACCGGGCACGCTGTTCCGGAATCGGCTCCGGTCCCTGTTCCTGCTGCTCGACCGGTTGCGACGGTGGTCCAGCCATCGCTGCCTGGGGCCGGGACGCAGAGCTTCGTCGATGTCGCCAAGTCGGTCAAACCGGCGGTGGTGAATATCTTCGCGACCCGCAACGGACAGAGCGAGGGGACCCAGGGCACGCCGTTCGACGATCCCTTTTTTCGGCGGTTCTTCGGCGATGAATGGATGAAGCGGTTCGAAGCTCCGAAGGAGCGAAAGGAACGGGGATTGGGGTCCGGAGTCATTGTCGATCCCAGCGGGTTGATCATCACGAACAACCATGTGGTGAACAAGGCCGACGAGATCAAGGTGTTCCTGTCAGACAAACGCGAGTTCAAGGCGAAGCTGGTCGGAACGGATGCCAAAACCGACGTGGCTGTCCTGAAAATTGAGGCGGCCGGCTTGCCCACGGTGGCCTGGGCCGATTCCGAAAAGCTGGAGGTCGGGGAGTTTGTCCTGGCGGTAGGAAATCCGTTCGGTCTCACACAGACCGTGACGTTGGGAATTGTCAGTGCGCTCGGCCGCGCTGCCGGTATCGCCGAATATGAAGACTTCATCCAGACCGACGCCGCGATCAACCCAGGTAATTCGGGCGGAGCCCTGGTGAATGTGCGTGGCGAACTGGTTGGCATCAACACGGCGATCTACAGCCAGAGCGGTGGAAACATGGGCATCGGATTCGCGGTTCCGAGCAACATGGCCCGCTCCATCATGGATCAGTTGGTACAGCATGGCAAGGTGGTGCGCGGATGGCTTGGTGTCTCGATTCAGGAGCTGACCCCGGAGCTGTCTTCTCAATTCGGTGTGCCGAAAGACACCAAGGGGGTGTTGGTCAGCGATGTGATGGACGACAGTCCGGCCAAGAAGTCGGGGTTCGAGCGAGGGGACGTCATCGTCGAATATGACGGCAAACCAATGGATTCGCCGGCTCACTTGCGGAACGCCGTAGCCCAGACGTTCGTCGGGAAAAAGGTCACGGTCAAAATCATCCGTGAAAAGAAACCGAAGGCGATCGACCTGACCATCGCGGAGCAGCCCAAGAATTTGGCCCAGGTCGGATCGGAGGAGGGCGGCGAGTCCGTAGCGCCCGCCGGCTTGCTGTCCGATATCGAGGTAAAGGAGTTGAACAACGAGCTGGCCGGCCGGTACGGATTGAAGGGGAATGACCACGGTGTCGTGGTGGTTCGCGTGAAGCCCGGAAGTTCCGCGGAAGAGGCTGGCGTGCGCGAGGGCGATCTCGTGCTGGAGGTGAACCGCAAACCGGCGGGGACGTTGAAGGCCTACGAACGGCTCGCCGCAAATTTGCCGAAAGATCAATCGGTCTTGCTTCTGCTGAAACGGCAGGGGCGAGCCATATATTTGACGCTGAGGCCGTGA
- a CDS encoding hypothetical protein (Membrane-associated protein containing RNA-binding TRAM domain and ribonuclease PIN-domain, YacL B.subtilis ortholog): MVVRAIFVLLSALAGMALFLRAQDPSREFLLTGFGIGAAAGGLILAGEYALRRLSFGIIVGGAAGLAGGLILTGLVEWVGSAVFDVETFLFHIGGLVFLLGLPYLGLAMGARFGHEQFPGVAQGPAGVGASSASLKVLDTSVIIDGRVADLCETGFLEGPFLVPHFILNELQHIADSSDSLKRARGRRGLDILNKIQKMADVDVRIVEEDFPHVKEVDAKLVVLAKKVEGRIITNDLNLNKVAELQGVRVLNINELCNALRPVVLPGETIRVFVLKEGKEAGQGVAYLDDGTMIVVDNARRCIGRNVDVTVTSVLQTTAGRMIFTRLKEESEREEYQVARG, translated from the coding sequence ATGGTAGTACGGGCCATATTTGTTCTACTCAGCGCTCTTGCCGGCATGGCCTTGTTTCTGCGGGCCCAAGATCCGAGTCGTGAGTTCTTGTTGACGGGGTTCGGCATCGGTGCCGCTGCCGGCGGACTCATTCTGGCCGGCGAATACGCGCTCCGGAGACTCTCATTCGGCATTATTGTCGGCGGCGCCGCCGGGCTCGCCGGCGGTCTTATCCTCACGGGTTTGGTGGAGTGGGTGGGGAGCGCGGTCTTCGATGTCGAGACGTTTCTATTTCATATCGGTGGGTTGGTGTTCCTTTTGGGATTGCCGTATCTGGGCTTAGCCATGGGGGCACGGTTCGGGCATGAGCAGTTTCCCGGCGTCGCTCAAGGACCGGCAGGAGTCGGGGCTTCCAGCGCCAGTCTCAAGGTCCTGGATACGAGTGTGATCATCGACGGGCGGGTGGCGGATCTCTGTGAGACGGGGTTTCTCGAGGGGCCGTTTCTGGTTCCCCATTTCATTCTAAACGAACTGCAACACATCGCGGATTCGTCCGACTCTCTCAAGCGGGCGCGCGGTCGACGAGGATTGGACATTTTGAACAAGATCCAGAAAATGGCCGATGTCGATGTCCGGATCGTCGAGGAAGATTTTCCCCACGTGAAGGAAGTGGATGCCAAGTTGGTGGTCCTGGCCAAGAAAGTGGAAGGGCGCATCATCACGAATGATTTGAATTTGAACAAGGTGGCCGAACTGCAGGGTGTGCGCGTGCTCAACATCAATGAGTTGTGCAATGCCCTGCGGCCAGTCGTTTTACCGGGCGAAACCATTCGAGTGTTCGTCTTGAAGGAGGGCAAGGAGGCGGGCCAGGGCGTCGCCTACCTGGACGACGGGACGATGATCGTGGTGGACAATGCCCGCCGCTGTATCGGTCGTAATGTAGACGTGACCGTGACCAGCGTGCTCCAAACGACGGCGGGACGCATGATCTTCACCCGCTTGAAGGAGGAGTCGGAACGAGAGGAGTATCAGGTCGCGCGTGGGTAA
- a CDS encoding 2-C-methyl-D-erythritol 4-phosphate cytidylyltransferase translates to MSSREEPQSRTGPRTIALVPAAGRGLRMGGHIPKQFLLLRGQPILTHSLRVLQASPVIHEIILAVPQAERQHCLDHILGEGEFGKVTKVVAGGAQRQDSVRHALAEVSGDTDIVLVHDAVRPFLTEDMVRRVVEAAAEHGAAIVALPMRDTVKSVGADGVIERTVDRRPLWSAQTPQAFRRAWLEEGHRKALLEGIHATDDAHLVELIGKPVVVVEGSGDNIKVTRPEDLVIGEAILNSRTAARSDVG, encoded by the coding sequence GTGTCCTCTCGTGAAGAGCCGCAGTCGCGGACAGGACCGCGGACGATCGCCCTGGTGCCTGCGGCAGGGCGCGGGCTTCGCATGGGAGGACATATCCCCAAGCAGTTTCTCCTCCTGAGGGGGCAGCCGATCCTCACGCATTCCCTCCGCGTCCTTCAAGCCTCCCCGGTCATCCATGAGATTATTCTGGCGGTACCGCAGGCGGAGCGTCAGCATTGTCTGGACCATATTCTTGGCGAGGGAGAGTTCGGTAAGGTGACGAAGGTGGTGGCGGGCGGCGCACAGCGTCAAGATTCTGTTCGACATGCGTTGGCGGAGGTGAGCGGGGACACGGACATCGTTCTGGTCCACGATGCCGTGCGTCCCTTTTTGACCGAGGACATGGTGCGAAGGGTGGTGGAGGCTGCGGCGGAACATGGAGCGGCGATCGTCGCGCTTCCCATGCGTGATACAGTGAAGTCGGTGGGTGCGGACGGGGTGATCGAACGAACGGTAGACCGCAGGCCCCTCTGGTCGGCACAAACGCCGCAGGCGTTCCGTCGCGCCTGGTTGGAGGAGGGGCATCGCAAGGCCTTGCTGGAGGGGATTCACGCGACCGATGACGCCCATCTCGTGGAACTGATCGGGAAACCGGTGGTGGTCGTCGAGGGCAGCGGCGACAATATCAAGGTGACGAGGCCGGAAGATCTCGTGATCGGAGAGGCGATTCTCAATTCACGAACTGCGGCGAGGAGTGATGTCGGATGA
- a CDS encoding 2-C-methyl-D-erythritol 2,4-cyclodiphosphate synthase, which translates to MTAIRVGCGWDIHPLVAGRKLILGGLEIPHSKGLQGHSDSDALVHAICDALLGAMGEGDLGRHYPSSDQRFKDMSSLKLLEDVIEKLHAKGYRLANVDSTIIAQAPRLSPHLAAMQKIIAGVLQVDPDLVNVKVKSGEGLDAVGREEAVAAQAVCLIERA; encoded by the coding sequence ATGACGGCTATACGTGTGGGATGTGGGTGGGATATCCATCCGCTGGTGGCGGGACGCAAGTTGATCTTGGGCGGACTCGAAATTCCGCACAGTAAGGGACTGCAGGGGCATTCGGATTCCGATGCGCTGGTCCACGCGATCTGTGATGCGCTGCTCGGGGCGATGGGAGAAGGGGATCTCGGACGCCACTACCCGAGTTCTGACCAGCGGTTTAAGGACATGTCGAGCCTGAAATTGCTGGAGGATGTCATAGAGAAATTGCATGCGAAGGGCTACCGTCTGGCCAACGTGGACAGCACCATCATCGCCCAGGCCCCCAGGCTGAGTCCGCATCTGGCGGCCATGCAGAAAATCATCGCCGGGGTGCTGCAGGTCGATCCGGATCTGGTGAATGTCAAGGTGAAGAGCGGTGAAGGGTTGGACGCGGTCGGACGCGAAGAAGCAGTCGCAGCCCAGGCCGTCTGCTTGATCGAACGGGCCTGA
- a CDS encoding Serine acetyltransferase produces MFKAISQDLQAIFDRDPAATSRIEVILTYAGFHALLAYRLAHRLKLYGVPFLPRAISQLARWITGIEIHPSAKIGTGFFIDHGMGVVIGETAEVGDHVTLFQGVTLGGTGKERGKRHPTLGNHVVVGAGAKILGGIKIGDNVKIGANSVVLKSVPPNSTVIGVPARIIKSQGERLPDATMDHTNMPDPIADRFAALELELIELRKKLENQDGGQVR; encoded by the coding sequence ATGTTTAAGGCGATCTCTCAGGATCTCCAAGCGATTTTCGATCGCGATCCCGCGGCGACCAGCCGGATCGAGGTCATCCTCACCTATGCGGGGTTTCATGCCCTGCTGGCCTACAGGCTGGCCCATCGGTTGAAGCTGTATGGGGTGCCGTTCCTCCCGCGAGCGATTTCCCAGTTGGCCCGGTGGATCACGGGGATTGAAATTCATCCGTCCGCGAAGATCGGCACGGGGTTCTTCATCGACCATGGCATGGGCGTGGTCATCGGAGAGACGGCCGAGGTCGGCGACCATGTCACATTGTTTCAGGGAGTCACGCTCGGAGGGACCGGGAAAGAGCGCGGCAAACGCCACCCGACGCTCGGCAACCACGTCGTCGTGGGAGCGGGGGCGAAAATTCTCGGTGGGATCAAGATCGGCGACAATGTGAAGATCGGAGCCAATTCCGTTGTGTTGAAATCGGTCCCGCCGAACTCGACGGTCATCGGCGTGCCGGCGCGCATCATCAAGTCGCAAGGGGAGCGCCTGCCGGACGCGACGATGGACCATACCAATATGCCCGATCCTATCGCCGACCGGTTCGCTGCGCTGGAACTGGAACTGATCGAACTCCGGAAGAAACTCGAAAATCAAGACGGCGGTCAGGTCCGATAA